The stretch of DNA GACGCTTGGTCGATGATCATCAGATTTATAGAAATCAATATCTTTGTATTTTCCTACCTTTCCAAATTCCTCAACACCATATTGGTCAAATCCTTCTTCCTGTTTTCCGTGAACATAACGCCAGTTTGTCTCCACCCATTTTCCATTTACTTCGCGGACTGGCCAGCATATTCCGTGCTGTTTGAAATATTCCTCATATGGAGCCATTTGCTTTGCTTTCATTTTCAGCTTTTTACCCAGCTCCTGAATTTCTTTGTTTTCACTCTCGTGTGGGTTTGTGAAAGAGCGATATTCTGCCCAGAGACGGCTGTTTACTTCATGGCCATCTTCTAACAAGTCGTTTTTATCATAATCCCATATGTTTCCAAACAACACATCAAAAGCAGGTTTATTCCCAATCTTCCTGCCATCAAGCACCCGTTTTGCAACTTGGACAAGTGTCCAAATATCCCATTTCGCTTCACCAGGAGGCTCTGTGCATTTTTCGAAGACAGAGGTACGTCTTTCAGCATTGCCAAATTGACCTTCGCGTTCAACCCACATAGCTGCTGGGAAAACAACATCCGCTAATTCTGTTGATCTTGTTGGGTATACTTCGGATACGACGATAAATCCGTCTAGAACTCCTTTTCCATCGGCATCATTCCCTCTGAACCTGTTTAACTTTGGCATTGTTTGACCCCAGTTATTTGACATGCTCCAAAGGAATTTTACATTTCCTTTTCCTAGCTCTCTAAACATTTTTACGGTATGGAATCCTGGTTTCTCAATTGGATCAAGATATCCAGGGGGCAAATTCCAAATCATTTCCGTATATTTTCTGTGTTCTGGGTTACCTACAACCATATCCGATGGAAGTCTGTGTGAGAACACCCCTACTTCCCTTGCTGTTCCACATGCACTTGGCTGACCTGTCAATGAGAATGGTCCGTTTCCAGGCTTGCTGATTTTTCCTGTTAATAAATGAATATTATATACAAGGTTATTGATCCATGTTCCTCGTGTATGTTGGTTCATTCCCATTGTCCATAGTGACATAATCTTTTTCTCAGGGTCTCCAAACTCTTTAGCCAGTGCTTCAATGTCACCAGTAGGAACTCCGGAAATTTCAGCTGCTTTTTCAAAGGTATAAGTGCTTACACTCTTTTTATATTCTTCAAAGGTGATATTCCAAACTTTATCCGCATCTTTCCCATCCGTTACATCATAATCATCTTTAAAAGAATGACCTAAATTCTCTGTTCCTGCTCTGAACTGGAGGTGTTCATCTACGAATTTTTGATCGTATTTTTTATTTTGAATGAGATAGTTTGCAATAGCATTTGCGATTGCTAAATCTGACTGCGGTCTAAATACTAATACAGAATCTGCTACTTCAGAAGTCCGAGAATGTCTAGTGGTTATGTCGTAGAGTTTAACGCTTGGATTTGCTAGCTTCCTAGCTGTTAAACGTGAAAACAGAACAGGATGCATCTCAGCCATATTAGCACCCCATGTGACAAAAACATCTGCTTCATCTAAATCTTTATAAGAGCCCATTGGTTCATCAGATTGGAAAGTAGACATGAAACCGGTAACTGCACTGGCCATGCAAAGTCTGGCATTCGGATCAATATTATTGCTTAATAATCCAGCTTTCCAAAGTTTAACAGATACATAGCCATCGATAATTGTTTGTTGGCCTGAACCCCAAAATGCAATTGACTTAGGATCCTTTTCATAATTTTCTTTCAATTTTTTCGCTACAAGATCCAGTGCTTCTTCCCAAGATGCTTCTCGAAAACCTTCCATTGTGCCCTTTTTCGACTTGTCTTCACGGATAAGTGGCTTTGTTAAGCGATCTTTCCCGAATAAGATTTTTCCAACATAAAACCCTTTAATACAGTTAAGACCTCTGCTTGAACGATTATCCGGATCTCCTTTTGTCGCAACAACTTTTCCATCCTTGATCTCAACTAGTACGCCACAGCCTGTACCGCAAAATCTGCAAACGGTTGATTTCCACTCATCTGGTTCCGTACTTTCTACTGCTGTAGCGACTTCTGTCCCAGCAGGTTTCGCTTCTTTCTTTTTACAACCAGCAGCAGCCATTGTCATGGAGATTGCGGTTGCTTTTAGTAAGGTTCTTCTAGATAATTCCATAGTTTACTTTCCTCCCTTTAAATGAAGAAACTTTATCTATATATTTAAAGTGGCTAATATGTGAGCTGGATTTATTCAATCACTTGATTTTGCCACTAAAAACCTGTTCTAAAATAACCCTTTAATTTCTCGTGGTTTGACTCTTATCGCGACAGGATCATCAATAACGCATCTCTCTTCACAAATACCGCAGCCTACACATTTTTCTGGATTAATAATGGGAGCGAATACAGCATGTGTTGGGTCATCGGGCTTCACATATATATTTAGCTTAATAGCTTCGTCTATTAAGGGACATTCGCGATAGCAAACCTCGCACCTCATACCTTGGTAGGCTATGCATGCCTTTGTATCAATTACTGCTGTACCCATTTCAACATCGTATACATTATTAATTCCTGATAATGCATCTGTTGGACAAACTTTGACGCAAGGAAAGTCATCACAAAGTCTGCATGGATTATCCCTTGGTTCTATATATGGAGTGCCTATTCCGAAGCCTAAGTTTTCTTTCCCCATCTTGATAGAGTCATAGGGACAGGACTGATTACACTTTCCGCATCTTACACATAGGGCAAGAAATTCATCTTCATCAGCTGCTCCAGGAGGGCGCAGTACTGTTTTATTTCCTGCTCTCATCATGCCAAGAAGTTCATAAGCGGCAAGGCCACCAATAAACAATTTAATATATCCTGTACCCTTCATTGAATTGGCCTCCCTTATTTAAACATCTCATTTCGTTATGTATTTTAAATATCTTTTCTTTATCGTATTATTTACCAAAAAGTAGTTCTGTGATATTTTCCACAGATCACAGAATGTTCAAAAATACTAATAATCGCGTCAATTCTAGCATTTCGCTTCATTCATAAAAGAATTTCGCTTTTAGTTCAAACTCTTGCCATTCTTCTGACAAAATTTAAAAGGTTTAAAATTTACGACCTGATGAAATAATGTCGATTAATGTCAGAATATTTGTTCAACTATTCGTTGATTATCAAATTTTCATAGTGTTAACATAGAATTGTAAGCGTTCACATGCGTACAATCTTCTCATGATTTTCAACATGAAATACATAGAATACAATTTTTAAGGAGGAGTATTATGAGCCAATTAACTGTTAGTTTAAAAGAGAAGGTAGAAAAATTTCTAAATGGTAAGAAACATTTGTATATTAATGGAGAATTTGTTGAAAGCAAGTCTCAGAAGACATTTGAAACTTATAATCCAGCCACTGGTGAGGTTCTCGCTAACGTTTTCGAAGCCGGTCCTGAAGATATTGATCTTGCAGTTCGTGCAGCAAGGAAGGCATTTGATGAAGGACCATGGTCTAAAATGGGATCTGCTAAAAGAAGCCGTCTCATGTACAAACTTGCTGATTTAATGGAAGCGAATAGTGCTGAATTAGCTCAATTAGAAACTTTGGATAATGGAAAGCCAATTCGTGAAACTACGAATGCGGATATTCCTCTAGCTATTGAACATATGCGCTATTATGCAGGCTGGAGTACAAAAATCGTGGGACAAACGATACCTGTGAATGGTCCTTTCTTTAACTATACTCGTCATGAAGCTGTCGGAGTTGTTGGACAAATCATTCCTTGGAACTTCCCTCTCCTTATGGCAATGTGGAAATTAGGAGCAGCCCTTGCAACAGGATGTACTGTTGTTTTAAAACCGGCAGAGCAAACTCCACTATCCGCTCTATTTTTAGCTGAATTAATTCAAGAGGCCGGATTCCCTCCAGGTGTTGTAAATATTGTTCCTGGCTTTGGTGAAACTGCTGGTCAGCCGCTTGTTGATCATCCATTAGTCGACAAAATTGCCTTTACTGGCTCAACTGAAATTGGGAAAATGATAATGGAAAAAGCATCAAAAACATTGAAGCGTGTAACACTCGAATTAGGCGGAAAATCCCCTAATATCATACTTCCTGATGCAGATCTGTCAAGAGCGATCCCAGGTGCCTTAAATGGAGTAATGTTTAATCAGGGGCAAGTTTGCTGTGCTGGTTCACGTGTCTTTATTCAAAAGAAGCAATTTGATAATGTCGTTGCTGATATGGCTGCACATGCGAAAAAGATTAAACAAGGTGCTGGTCTTCATTCTGATACAGAGATTGGGCCGCTTGTATCAATTGAACAGCAAAATCGTGTTTTAGGCTTTATTGAAAAAGGATTAAATGAAGGTGCACAGCTTGTTGTTGGTGGTGAGAAGCCTCAAGAACAAGGGTACTTTGTCTCCCCTACTATTTTTGCTGATGTTAATGACGACATGACGATCGCAAAAGAAGAGATTTTCGGTCCAGTCATTTCTGCTTTACCATATGAAGATCTCGATGAACTCATTAATCGAGCAAATAGCAGCGAGTATGGGCTAGCTGCTGGAGTATGGACTCGTGACATAGCAAACGCTCATTATATTGCCAATAAGCTTCGTGCCGGTACTGTGTGGGTAAATTGTTACAATGCCTTTGATGCTGCATCTCCTTTTGGAGGCTACAAGCAATCCGGAATTGGTCGAGAAATGGGATCATATGCGCTTAACAACTATACCGAAGTGAAAAGCGTCTGGATTTCAATGAAGTAAAATACGATTAATCTTTAGTCAAAGGAAGTATTTATTATTTCCTTTGGCTTTTCTTATTTGATCGCTAAGCCACAAGACGTGGCATTTTGAGCGTGATAAGTTCACATATTATCCATATGATTTTTCATACTTTTTCATTATCCTTATATAGGGAGGGGAAATAATGAAAAAAGTATATATAATATGTGGAATTATTGTTTTTTTAGGAATCTCTGCTGGTATTTCATTTTTTATCGTTCGTGATATGACTTCTAAGATACCGGATGATACCACACTTGTAACTATGAATAATGAGGTATATGATTTTTCTAAATCGAATAAGAAAGTAAAGCTAGTTGAATTTATGTATACTCATTGTCCTGATATTTGTCCGACGACAACGCAAAAAATGAAGCTTTTAAAGAATGATTTAGAAAAAGAGGGAGTATTCGGGAAAGAAGTTGAATTTTTAACCATCAGTATAGACCCTTATCGAGACACACCTGAAGAAATGCTTAAATATATGAATACGTTCGAAATTGAAGATGATGGAAACTGGACTATGCTCACTGGAGATCCAAATAATATTAAGAAAGATCAAGAGGAAATTCGTGAGCTAGCAGAAACTTTTCAATTTCAGTACAGAGACCCTGGCGATGGCTTCTTTGTCCATAGTACTTTTGTTTATTTACTCGATGAAAACAATAAGTTTATTAAGAGATTCCCAATGGGAGAAGATTTTAACAAAGATGATATTTTCAAAAAAATTATGTCAGAAATTTAATTAGTACGTTAATAAACTTAAACATTCCTATAAGCTGAAAAAAAAAAAATCGTTGAACGAATCATCGCTCAACGATTTTTTATTTTTCAGCTTAATTTGTGCTGGTTGATAAGCTCTTGTTTTGAGGAAAAGCGATCAGCATTTTTGATCTCGGCTTTGTAAAGCTAACATTAATCCCTGCTTTTTTTAATCGATTTACTAATTCAACGAGCTGTTTTTTGGCCACAATAAAAACTCCTTTATCCTGCCTGAATGATTTAATTGTACAAGAAAATTATGAAAAAACTATGAACAACTATTTAATATATTGTTGAATTTTTTAAAAATTATTGTTTCAAGAATAAAAATGTTAATCAGTTAAATTCCATAAAGTACTTCTTTATTAATATTCTATCTTTATGAATGATCTCCTGTATTTATTTGATTTTTTTATTAAATAATGATCAAGATTTCTTTAGGAAATAGCGATTTCGAACTGAAAGTGGTATAATTTTATAGATTATGTTTTATGGAGGAATATAAATAAATGATAACTGTTAGTAATGTAGGTCTTCGTTATGGTGATCGCAAACTTTTTGAAGACGTTAATATTAAATTTACACCAGGCAATTGCTACGGTCTAATTGGTGCAAATGGTGCGGGTAAATCAACATTTTTAAAGATTTTATCAGGAGAAATTGAATCACAGACTGGAACTGTTCATTTAGGTCCTGGTGAACGAATGGCAGTATTAAAGCAAAACCACTTTGAATACGAGGATTTCGAAGTATTAAAAGTCGTTATTATGGGTCATGCTCGTTTATATGAGGTCATGCAGGAAAAAGATGCCATCTATATGAAGGCTGATTTTTCAGATGAAGATGGGATGAAAGCTGCTGAGCTTGAAGGTGAATTTGCTGAGCTTAATGGCTGGGAGGCAGAATCTGAAGCGGCTATTCTACTTAAAGGACTTGGTATCGAGGAAGATCTTCATACGAAGAAAATGGCTGACATATCCGGTTCTGAAAAAGTGAAAGTTTTGCTTGCTCAAGCATTGTTTGGAAAACCGGATGTTCTTCTTTTAGATGAGCCGACTAACCACTTGGATATTAAAGCAATCGCGTGGCTGGAAGAGTTTTTAATCAACTTCGAAAACACAGTAATTGTTGTATCCCATGATCGTCATTTCTTAAATAAAGTTTGTACTCATATCGCTGATTTGGATTTTGGTAAAATTCAAATTTATGTCGGTAACTATGATTTCTGGTACGAATCAAGCCAACTTGCTTCTCGTATGGCTTCAGATGCAAATAAGAAAAAAGAAGAAAAAATTAAAGAGCTACAGGCATTTATTGCCCGATTTAGTGCAAATGCATCGAAATCAAAACAAGCAACTTCACGTAAAAAGCTTCTTGATAAGATTTCACTTGATGACATTAAGCCATCTTCAAGACGTTATCCATATGTAGGATTCTCTCCAGAGCGTGAGATTGGAAATGATTTGTTA from Cytobacillus dafuensis encodes:
- the napA gene encoding nitrate reductase catalytic subunit NapA produces the protein MELSRRTLLKATAISMTMAAAGCKKKEAKPAGTEVATAVESTEPDEWKSTVCRFCGTGCGVLVEIKDGKVVATKGDPDNRSSRGLNCIKGFYVGKILFGKDRLTKPLIREDKSKKGTMEGFREASWEEALDLVAKKLKENYEKDPKSIAFWGSGQQTIIDGYVSVKLWKAGLLSNNIDPNARLCMASAVTGFMSTFQSDEPMGSYKDLDEADVFVTWGANMAEMHPVLFSRLTARKLANPSVKLYDITTRHSRTSEVADSVLVFRPQSDLAIANAIANYLIQNKKYDQKFVDEHLQFRAGTENLGHSFKDDYDVTDGKDADKVWNITFEEYKKSVSTYTFEKAAEISGVPTGDIEALAKEFGDPEKKIMSLWTMGMNQHTRGTWINNLVYNIHLLTGKISKPGNGPFSLTGQPSACGTAREVGVFSHRLPSDMVVGNPEHRKYTEMIWNLPPGYLDPIEKPGFHTVKMFRELGKGNVKFLWSMSNNWGQTMPKLNRFRGNDADGKGVLDGFIVVSEVYPTRSTELADVVFPAAMWVEREGQFGNAERRTSVFEKCTEPPGEAKWDIWTLVQVAKRVLDGRKIGNKPAFDVLFGNIWDYDKNDLLEDGHEVNSRLWAEYRSFTNPHESENKEIQELGKKLKMKAKQMAPYEEYFKQHGICWPVREVNGKWVETNWRYVHGKQEEGFDQYGVEEFGKVGKYKDIDFYKSDDHRPSVIFRPFEDAAEIPDAEYPFWLCTGRVLEHWHSGSMTRRVPELHRAVPEAFCEIHPKDAETMGIQNGDMVKVVSRRGEVQVKATTKGRGNPPQGLVYVPFFAEETLINLVTLDCYCPISKQPDYKKCAVKIVKA
- a CDS encoding SCO family protein — encoded protein: MKKVYIICGIIVFLGISAGISFFIVRDMTSKIPDDTTLVTMNNEVYDFSKSNKKVKLVEFMYTHCPDICPTTTQKMKLLKNDLEKEGVFGKEVEFLTISIDPYRDTPEEMLKYMNTFEIEDDGNWTMLTGDPNNIKKDQEEIRELAETFQFQYRDPGDGFFVHSTFVYLLDENNKFIKRFPMGEDFNKDDIFKKIMSEI
- a CDS encoding ABC-F family ATP-binding cassette domain-containing protein, which gives rise to MITVSNVGLRYGDRKLFEDVNIKFTPGNCYGLIGANGAGKSTFLKILSGEIESQTGTVHLGPGERMAVLKQNHFEYEDFEVLKVVIMGHARLYEVMQEKDAIYMKADFSDEDGMKAAELEGEFAELNGWEAESEAAILLKGLGIEEDLHTKKMADISGSEKVKVLLAQALFGKPDVLLLDEPTNHLDIKAIAWLEEFLINFENTVIVVSHDRHFLNKVCTHIADLDFGKIQIYVGNYDFWYESSQLASRMASDANKKKEEKIKELQAFIARFSANASKSKQATSRKKLLDKISLDDIKPSSRRYPYVGFSPEREIGNDLLRVEGISKTIDGVKVLDNVSFIMNKDDKIAFVGTNEIAKTTLFKILMGEMEADGGSFKWGITTSQAYFPKDNTEYFENSDLNLVDWLRQFSPNDQSESFLRGFLGRMLFSGEEVLKKASVLSGGEKVRCMLSKMMLSGANVLLLDEPTNHLDLESITALNNGLINYKGSMIFSSHDHQFIQTIANRIIELTPKGFIDKQMSYDEYLENAELQKQIAEMYK
- a CDS encoding 4Fe-4S dicluster domain-containing protein, which gives rise to MKGTGYIKLFIGGLAAYELLGMMRAGNKTVLRPPGAADEDEFLALCVRCGKCNQSCPYDSIKMGKENLGFGIGTPYIEPRDNPCRLCDDFPCVKVCPTDALSGINNVYDVEMGTAVIDTKACIAYQGMRCEVCYRECPLIDEAIKLNIYVKPDDPTHAVFAPIINPEKCVGCGICEERCVIDDPVAIRVKPREIKGLF
- a CDS encoding aldehyde dehydrogenase family protein is translated as MSQLTVSLKEKVEKFLNGKKHLYINGEFVESKSQKTFETYNPATGEVLANVFEAGPEDIDLAVRAARKAFDEGPWSKMGSAKRSRLMYKLADLMEANSAELAQLETLDNGKPIRETTNADIPLAIEHMRYYAGWSTKIVGQTIPVNGPFFNYTRHEAVGVVGQIIPWNFPLLMAMWKLGAALATGCTVVLKPAEQTPLSALFLAELIQEAGFPPGVVNIVPGFGETAGQPLVDHPLVDKIAFTGSTEIGKMIMEKASKTLKRVTLELGGKSPNIILPDADLSRAIPGALNGVMFNQGQVCCAGSRVFIQKKQFDNVVADMAAHAKKIKQGAGLHSDTEIGPLVSIEQQNRVLGFIEKGLNEGAQLVVGGEKPQEQGYFVSPTIFADVNDDMTIAKEEIFGPVISALPYEDLDELINRANSSEYGLAAGVWTRDIANAHYIANKLRAGTVWVNCYNAFDAASPFGGYKQSGIGREMGSYALNNYTEVKSVWISMK